In Hevea brasiliensis isolate MT/VB/25A 57/8 chromosome 13, ASM3005281v1, whole genome shotgun sequence, a single genomic region encodes these proteins:
- the LOC110666511 gene encoding presenilin-like protein At2g29900, whose protein sequence is MAQIQRPKSFLDSLGEEIIRIITPVSICMFIVVILVSILNTDSSSASTTINNIATMAYAETTSDSFWDKLKGALLNSLVFVAIVTVVTFVLVLLFYLRCTQFLKLYMGFSSFIVLGFMGGEIALFLIRDFSVPIDCFTFLVVLFNFAAVGVLAVFMSKMAIFVTQAYLVVIGVLVAYWFTLLPEWTTWALLVAMALYDLAAVLLPVGPLRLLVELAISRDEDIPALVYEARPVTNHHSGSRDGVAQRRLWRERRNVGNDSEENLNSESSLDSNLTNGTVDGGHHTTRLARAEEGQLLERDAELSAPLIDRRSSVQVHGQGDAVSSESLLLEGIGLGSTGAIKLGLGDFIFYSVLVGRAAMYDFMTVYACYLAIIAGLGITLMLLAFYQKALPALPVSVALGVLFYFLTRLLLEAFVVQCSLNLVMF, encoded by the coding sequence ATGGCCCAAATCCAAAGACCCAAAAGCTTTCTTGATTCTTTAGGAGAAGAAATAATCAGAATCATAACACCAGTATCAATCTGCATGTTCATTGTGGTGATTCTAGTCTCAATTCTCAACACAGACTCCTCATCGGCATCAACAACAATAAACAACATAGCTACCATGGCTTACGCTGAGACAACCTCCGACTCCTTCTGGGATAAGCTCAAAGGTGCCCTTTTGAATTCTCTTGTGTTTGTGGCTATTGTCACTGTTGTTACTTTTGTTCTGGTGCTTCTTTTTTACCTTAGATGCACTCAGTTCTTGAAACTATACATGGGTTTCTCTTCTTTTATTGTTTTGGGATTCATGGGTGGTGAAATTGCCTTGTTCTTGATAAGAGATTTTAGTGTTCCTATCGATTGTTTCACGTTTTTGGTGGTTTTGTTCAACTTTGCTGCTGTGGGTGTATTGGCTGTGTTCATGTCAAAAATGGCTATATTTGTGACACAGGCTTATTTGGTTGTCATTGGGGTTTTGGTTGCTTATTGGTTTACTCTTTTGCCTGAATGGACTACTTGGGCACTATTGGTTGCCATGGCATTGTATGATCTTGCTGCTGTTTTATTGCCTGTTGGGCCATTGAGGCTCTTGGTAGAGCTTGCAATATCTAGGGATGAAGATATCCCTGCATTGGTTTATGAGGCTCGGCCTGTGACTAATCATCATTCAGGCTCTAGGGATGGTGTAGCTCAAAGGAGGCTGTGGAGAGAAAGGAGAAATGTGGGAAATGATTCTGAAGAGAATTTGAATTCTGAATCTAGTTTGGATTCGAACTTGACTAATGGTACAGTTGATGGTGGTCATCACACTACAAGATTAGCTAGAGCTGAAGAAGGGCAACTTCTGGAAAGGGATGCCGAGCTTTCAGCACCATTAATTGATCGTAGGAGTAGTGTTCAGGTTCATGGACAGGGAGATGCTGTATCAAGCGAAAGTTTGCTGCTAGAGGGCATTGGGTTGGGGTCAACCGGTGCCATCAAGCTCGGGCTGGGGGACTTTATCTTCTATAGTGTGTTAGTTGGAAGAGCGGCAATGTATGACTTTATGACTGTTTATGCATGTTATCTTGCTATAATAGCTGGTTTGGGCATTACGCTGATGCTATTGGCATTTTATCAGAAAGCTTTGCCAGCTCTTCCCGTTTCAGTTGCCCTAGGTGTGCTATTCTATTTCTTGACTAGGCTGTTACTTGAAGCTTTTGTTGTACAATGTTCTTTGAACCTTGTGATGTTTTAG